Proteins encoded in a region of the Ornithodoros turicata isolate Travis chromosome 3, ASM3712646v1, whole genome shotgun sequence genome:
- the LOC135389331 gene encoding zinc finger BED domain-containing protein 4-like, with amino-acid sequence MSDKSDDSAPAQPPKRAKSLVWDYLAKISSTNASCNACSSTLKTPTGSTTALVRHLNAHPVAIVEYRKKSGDSIRSAKQPRITDILKQNEPLPASKVKALNRKVAELIALDYQPLSIVADRGFSALTKEAVPNYELPSRTTVSRTLIPRIYDDTGKRVDSELRAAMDGVVCSFAFTSDMWTSRANDSSISLTCHFLTPDFAMKRYLLNVRHFPEKHTGNNIAAALNSLCEEWGILNEKYKLYIVTDNGRNIRAAVKKLKLSERSCFAHTLQLAIHDAKQECSTLSTLCKKGRSIFGHYKHSSAAQKRLHDMLLQMKKPDLHVVQDVDTRWNSQYLMLSTLLELKEAITVELATSDADIECFSSSDWREVADFVEMLKPLYDATTLLSGEKYATLPSQIPIIHGLLECLSQQKHKSIFAGICARAITARFPQYDLDETAAMSMFLDPRYKGAVYITSTHKLTWIKDAVQHHHHHRCDALLMEDISELPTSVPRPSTSSSQGVWEVFDKPASNVPASGRLPIEKEMSDYCEEGLLPRQKDPLQWWKCTERVTQVPATFKAGQGILSHTGHLCSK; translated from the coding sequence ATGTCTGACAAAAGCGACGACAGTGCACCTGCACAACCACCGAAAAGGGCTAAAAGCCTTGTGTGGGACTACTTAGCGAAAATTTCCAGTACGAACGCTTCGTGCAATGCGTGTTCCAGCACTTTGAAGACGCCAACAGGCTCAACGACGGCCCTTGTGCGACATTTGAATGCTCACCCTGTAGCAATAGTAGAATATAGGAAGAAAAGTGGGGACAGCATCCGTTCGGCGAAGCAGCCAAGGATAACAGATATTTTGAAACAAAATGAACCGCTGCCAGCAAGCAAGGTGAAAGCCCTGAATCGAAAGGTAGCTGAGCTTATAGCCTTGGACTATCAGCCGCTATCTATAGTAGCAGACAGGGGCTTCAGTGCTTTAACGAAAGAAGCTGTACCCAACTACGAGCTGCCTTCGCGTACTACTGTTTCACGCACTCTGATTCCACGTATCTACGACGACACGGGGAAACGCGTTGACAGCGAGCTTCGCGCGGCGATGGACGGTGTAGTGTGCTCCTTTGCGTTCACATCAGATATGTGGACATCGAGGGCTAATGACTCATCCATAAGCCTCACATGCCACTTTCTGACGCCTGACTTCGCCATGAAGAGGTATTTACTGAACGTGAGACACTTCCCCGAGAAACATACAGGTAACAATATTGCTGCTGCTTTGAATTCACTGTGTGAAGAATGGGGCATACTCAATGAGAAATACAAACTTTATATTGTCACTGACAATGGAAGGAACATTCGTGCCGCCGTAAAGAAACTGAAACTGAGTGAACGCTCATGCTTTGCTCATACGCTTCAGCTTGCAATTCATGATGCCAAACAAGAGTGCTCGACTTTAAGTACCTTATGCAAAAAAGGCAGGTCAATATTTGGACACTACAAACACAGTTCAGCAGCACAAAAAAGGTTGCATGATATGTTGCTGCAAATGAAAAAACCTGATCTCCATGTGGTGCAAGATGTTGACACACGTTGGAATAGCCAGTATTTGATGCTTTCAACACTCCTGGAGCTTAAAGAAGCCATTACTGTCGAGCTGGCAACATCTGATGCAGACATTGAATGCTTTTCATCTTCAGACTGGAGAGAAGTTGCTGACTTTGTGGAGATGTTGAAGCCCCTGTATGATGCCACAACACTTCTGAGTGGTGAGAAATATGCCACGTTACCCAGCCAAATACCCATAATTCATGGGCTTTTAGAATGCCTGTCACAACAGAAACACAAATCTATCTTTGCTGGAATATGTGCCAGAGCTATTACTGCACGGTTCCCACAATATGATCTTGATGAAACTGCTGCTATGTCCATGTTCTTGGACCCTCGCTACAAAGGAGCTGTGTACATCACAAGTACCCACAAGTTGACATGGATTAAAGACGCtgtgcagcaccaccaccaccaccgctgtgATGCACTGCTTATGGAGGATATTTCTGAGCTCCCAACAAGTGTACCCCGACCAAGCACTAGCTCATCACAAGGGGTTTGGGAGGTTTTTGACAAGCCAGCTTCAAACGTTCCTGCATCCGGACGTTTACCCATCGAGAAAGAAATGAGTGACTATTGTGAGGAAGGCCTTCTGCCACGACAGAAGGATCCTCTTCAGTGGTGGAAGTGTACAGAGAGGGTCACACAAGTACCCGCAACTTTCAAGGCTGGCCAGGGAATACTTAGCCATACCGGCCACCTCTGTTCCAAATGA